A single Nostoc sp. PCC 7107 DNA region contains:
- a CDS encoding sensor histidine kinase KdpD, translated as MSKTLLSDLFLSLNILVLEKVDIGLFRVTAQPPNWLRRFCSQELKFGMNMLIPQEEFTFLENFLFDAEDFWSSNSIGKLSSGIWSQKNLIGYEEQLEAYTLCVHESKILLIELAEDKFKYKQHLIQAGREQQLNYQQLLKDNQRKEVLINCIIHDIAGQLNAINCCLALLEFENLTDKGKEHLEIARKQSTKQEMLIRNILDAFSAEVRSLESFIVDIDTSPDILMAIQEVIELFQATFALTNQQLQLAADVDITADWKVIGEQSRLDRVITNLMENAYRHSPEDSTVTIGLQADAKYILFTIDDEGEGVPPEMVDNLFQKFSQGQNRSGRGGIGLYFCRMTIERWGGSIGYSPRQEGGSRFWFRLPKAGGLGV; from the coding sequence ATGAGCAAAACTCTATTATCTGACTTATTTTTATCTTTAAATATTTTAGTTTTAGAAAAAGTTGATATTGGATTATTTAGAGTTACGGCTCAACCACCTAATTGGTTGAGGCGTTTTTGTAGCCAGGAATTAAAATTTGGTATGAATATGTTAATTCCCCAAGAGGAATTTACTTTTTTAGAAAACTTTTTGTTTGATGCCGAAGATTTTTGGTCTAGCAATAGTATTGGCAAGCTAAGTTCTGGTATTTGGAGTCAAAAAAACTTAATCGGTTATGAAGAACAACTAGAAGCTTATACTTTGTGTGTACATGAGAGTAAAATTTTGTTAATTGAATTAGCCGAAGATAAATTTAAATATAAGCAACACTTAATCCAAGCAGGGAGAGAACAACAATTAAATTATCAGCAATTATTAAAAGATAATCAAAGAAAAGAAGTATTGATTAATTGTATTATCCATGATATAGCCGGGCAACTAAATGCAATTAATTGCTGTTTGGCTCTGCTAGAATTTGAAAATTTAACAGATAAAGGCAAAGAACATTTAGAAATTGCTCGTAAGCAATCAACCAAGCAAGAAATGTTAATTAGAAATATATTAGATGCTTTTTCGGCTGAGGTGCGATCGCTAGAAAGTTTTATCGTAGATATTGATACGTCTCCAGATATTTTAATGGCGATACAAGAAGTAATAGAGCTATTCCAAGCTACTTTTGCTCTGACTAATCAGCAGTTACAGCTTGCTGCCGACGTTGATATCACAGCAGATTGGAAAGTTATTGGTGAACAATCGCGCTTAGATCGGGTCATTACAAATCTTATGGAAAATGCTTATCGCCACAGTCCAGAAGATTCTACTGTAACTATAGGTTTACAAGCAGATGCAAAATATATTCTCTTCACTATCGATGATGAAGGTGAAGGTGTACCACCAGAAATGGTAGATAATTTATTTCAAAAATTTTCCCAAGGTCAAAATCGTTCAGGTAGAGGCGGTATTGGTCTTTATTTTTGTCGTATGACGATTGAGCGTTGGGGAGGAAGTATCGGTTATTCCCCACGTCAAGAAGGCGGTTCCCGATTTTGGTTCCGCCTTCCCAAGGCTGGTGGTTTAGGGGTGTAA
- a CDS encoding Rab family GTPase: MLQKKVCMVGAFATGKTSLISRFIYSIFSEKYYTTVGVKIDKKTLEFQGNNVNLILWDLYGEDEFQKVRMSYLRGSSGYILVVDGTRHNTLDKAFELQIKVEESIGKVPFILVFNKWDMTNEWEIETHELDVIIQKGWTVINTSAKTGQGVEEVFQTLTNKILNG; the protein is encoded by the coding sequence ATGCTTCAGAAAAAAGTTTGTATGGTAGGTGCATTTGCTACAGGTAAAACAAGTTTAATCTCAAGGTTTATCTACAGCATTTTTTCGGAAAAATATTACACTACTGTAGGCGTAAAAATTGACAAAAAAACTCTAGAGTTTCAGGGAAATAATGTGAATTTAATCCTTTGGGATCTTTATGGTGAAGACGAATTTCAAAAAGTTCGGATGTCCTATCTCAGAGGTTCATCGGGTTATATATTAGTTGTAGATGGCACTCGGCATAATACCCTAGATAAAGCTTTTGAGCTACAAATTAAAGTAGAAGAAAGTATTGGCAAAGTTCCTTTTATCTTAGTATTTAACAAGTGGGATATGACCAATGAATGGGAAATTGAAACTCATGAGCTAGATGTGATTATCCAAAAAGGTTGGACTGTGATTAATACTAGTGCTAAAACTGGACAGGGTGTGGAAGAAGTTTTTCAAACTCTTACTAATAAAATCTTAAATGGATAA
- a CDS encoding SLC13 family permease, with product MENLQALLSIFTFLGVIILVMTEWVHLTIAALLGALLLVFTNVMTLKEAVGYIGNSHGTLGLFFGVMVLVRAFEPTKIFDYLATQIVILAKGDGKRLLLSIVGIVTPICAVLPNATTVMLLAPLIPPMAEEIGINFVPLLILMVFIANSAGLLTLVGDPATFIVGDAINISFTEYLWQLSLGGVIAVVTVVATLPFLFRKIWHTKLDNLEELPHPQINHPRVLTVGAVIIAFVLVFFVIGESLPIPISPAAVALLGAALALLLSHHSRIDTVNNILRDVDWSTLIFFMSIFVLIGGLEKTGVINGLSGVLAIILGKNIVLGSLVLLFLVGILSSVVPNIPLVVAMVPLIKQYLVTVGLAPAEVLAQDFQGQFPAEVLPLFYAMMFGATLGGNGTLVGASSNIVAAGISEQHGRRISFKTFLHYGIPVMFLQLVTSGLYVLVRFLI from the coding sequence GTGGAAAACTTGCAAGCTCTCCTGAGCATTTTCACATTTTTGGGTGTAATTATCCTAGTTATGACGGAATGGGTACATCTGACTATTGCAGCTTTATTGGGAGCATTGCTACTAGTTTTCACCAACGTCATGACATTAAAAGAAGCCGTGGGTTACATCGGCAATAGTCATGGAACATTAGGCTTATTTTTTGGTGTTATGGTACTTGTGCGGGCATTTGAACCGACAAAAATATTTGATTATTTAGCCACTCAAATTGTCATTTTAGCTAAAGGCGACGGCAAGCGACTGTTATTGAGTATTGTGGGCATTGTGACTCCTATTTGTGCAGTATTACCCAATGCCACAACAGTCATGTTATTAGCGCCTTTAATTCCCCCTATGGCAGAAGAAATAGGCATTAATTTTGTACCATTACTAATATTAATGGTCTTTATAGCTAATAGTGCTGGTTTGTTAACTTTGGTGGGTGATCCTGCCACATTTATTGTTGGAGATGCTATTAATATCAGCTTTACAGAATATTTATGGCAATTAAGTTTAGGAGGAGTGATTGCAGTTGTTACAGTCGTAGCCACACTGCCATTTCTATTTCGGAAAATTTGGCATACTAAACTTGATAATCTGGAAGAATTGCCACATCCCCAAATTAATCATCCACGAGTTTTAACTGTGGGGGCAGTGATTATAGCCTTTGTATTAGTCTTTTTTGTGATTGGTGAATCTTTACCAATTCCTATTTCGCCTGCTGCTGTAGCTTTATTGGGTGCGGCTTTGGCTTTGTTATTATCTCATCACAGCCGCATCGATACAGTTAATAATATTTTGCGGGATGTTGATTGGAGTACATTAATATTTTTTATGAGTATTTTTGTATTGATTGGCGGGTTGGAAAAAACAGGTGTAATTAATGGTTTATCGGGAGTTTTAGCAATTATTTTAGGGAAAAATATTGTTCTCGGTTCCCTAGTTTTATTATTCTTGGTGGGGATATTATCTAGTGTCGTGCCGAATATTCCCTTAGTGGTGGCGATGGTTCCTTTAATTAAACAATATCTTGTCACTGTAGGATTAGCACCAGCCGAAGTGTTAGCACAAGACTTTCAAGGGCAATTTCCGGCGGAAGTTTTACCTTTGTTTTACGCCATGATGTTTGGTGCAACTTTGGGGGGTAACGGTACACTTGTCGGAGCATCTTCTAATATAGTTGCCGCGGGGATTTCCGAACAGCATGGTCGTCGCATTTCATTTAAAACTTTTCTGCACTACGGTATTCCTGTAATGTTTTTGCAATTGGTAACATCGGGATTATATGTGTTAGTGCGATTTCTGATTTAA
- a CDS encoding OmpA family protein, translating to MNNYPPNRVPLEATSRHGESSNLDSFNQDELNVLRSVLLGVEPSQLNKLYERLNNPQILPEDISHLLPEAVVLRSKQDKQLVEAIVSTVEEAIQASVTQDENILSEAFFPIIGPAARKAIASSLDEMMQSLNQALEHSLSLESVKWRLEARRTGKSFAEIVLLRTLIYRVEQIFLIHKQTGLLLHHVMFQQIAVQDPDLVAAMLTAIQDFVKDSFGIQQEDTLRSLRFGELTIWIEAGPQAIIAGIVRGKPPQELREVFQAAIEKIHLKLSTELHSFAGETEPFRASEPYLENCLAIQYKTASRQNYTYAWAFLGLMAIASGTWGFFTLRENIRWQTYLHKLNSQPGIVVVNTRYYNGKHFISGMRDPLAVDPNTLIQPTNLNPDKVISKWQSYLSLEPQLITKRTAKLLQPPKTVVLEVDHNGILSVIGYAPRNWILEAQKLWRFIPGVTQFQTKNLMPSELKELESAKQQIEATVLLFEEGKNNFIPGETNKIPDLRNVLQKLFNTANSLDKDVQIQIRGHTDTTGTERQNLFLSQTRANKILAYLNSPGININKFKLVAVGSKLPYQSEVILDAKQLNRRVSFQVFIINKTQ from the coding sequence ATGAATAACTATCCCCCGAATCGAGTACCTCTAGAAGCTACAAGCCGCCATGGAGAATCTTCTAACTTAGATTCGTTCAATCAAGATGAACTGAATGTACTTCGCAGTGTCCTCCTTGGTGTTGAACCAAGTCAACTGAATAAACTTTACGAACGATTAAATAATCCGCAAATTCTACCAGAAGATATCAGTCATTTGCTTCCCGAAGCTGTGGTTTTGCGTTCCAAGCAAGATAAACAACTGGTAGAAGCAATAGTTTCAACGGTGGAAGAAGCAATTCAAGCTTCTGTTACTCAAGACGAAAATATACTTTCAGAAGCATTTTTTCCCATAATCGGCCCAGCGGCGCGAAAAGCCATCGCTTCATCTTTAGATGAGATGATGCAATCGCTCAATCAAGCTCTAGAACATAGTTTGTCCCTAGAAAGTGTCAAATGGAGGTTAGAAGCACGACGTACAGGGAAATCATTTGCGGAAATTGTGCTGCTGCGGACTTTAATTTACCGCGTCGAACAAATATTTCTGATCCACAAACAAACAGGATTATTGCTGCACCATGTAATGTTCCAGCAAATAGCTGTTCAAGATCCTGATTTAGTCGCGGCGATGTTGACAGCAATTCAAGATTTTGTTAAAGATTCTTTTGGTATCCAGCAAGAAGATACATTACGTAGTTTGCGATTTGGCGAACTGACAATTTGGATTGAAGCCGGGCCACAAGCAATCATCGCTGGGATTGTTCGCGGTAAACCGCCGCAAGAATTACGCGAAGTTTTTCAAGCAGCCATTGAAAAAATTCATCTCAAACTAAGCACAGAACTGCATAGTTTTGCAGGAGAAACAGAACCATTTCGAGCTAGTGAACCTTATTTAGAAAACTGTTTAGCCATTCAGTATAAAACTGCCTCTAGGCAAAATTATACTTATGCCTGGGCTTTTTTAGGTTTAATGGCGATCGCATCTGGCACTTGGGGCTTTTTTACTCTCAGAGAAAACATCCGTTGGCAAACTTATCTCCATAAACTCAACTCTCAGCCAGGAATTGTGGTGGTAAATACGCGCTATTACAACGGGAAGCATTTTATTTCGGGAATGCGTGATCCGTTGGCTGTAGATCCCAACACTCTCATACAACCTACAAATCTCAACCCTGACAAAGTAATTAGTAAGTGGCAATCTTATTTATCTTTGGAACCACAACTAATCACTAAAAGAACAGCCAAACTACTGCAACCACCAAAAACTGTAGTGCTAGAAGTTGATCATAACGGCATTCTTTCTGTTATTGGCTATGCACCACGTAACTGGATTTTGGAAGCTCAGAAACTATGGCGTTTTATTCCAGGAGTAACCCAATTCCAAACTAAAAATCTTATGCCCAGTGAACTGAAAGAATTAGAGTCAGCTAAACAGCAAATTGAAGCAACAGTACTTTTATTTGAAGAAGGAAAAAATAATTTTATTCCCGGAGAGACTAACAAGATACCAGATTTACGTAATGTGCTACAAAAGCTTTTCAACACAGCCAACTCTCTAGACAAAGATGTGCAAATTCAAATTAGAGGACATACTGATACTACGGGAACAGAACGACAAAATTTGTTTCTCAGTCAAACCCGTGCGAATAAAATCTTAGCTTATTTAAATTCTCCAGGAATTAACATCAATAAATTTAAACTTGTGGCTGTAGGTTCTAAACTACCTTACCAGAGCGAAGTTATTTTAGATGCTAAACAGCTAAATCGCCGAGTATCTTTTCAGGTTTTTATAATTAATAAAACTCAATAA
- the dnaG gene encoding DNA primase, producing the protein MYIPRLHPDTIEEIKQRADIVDVVSEHVVLRKRGKDFVGLCPFHNEKSPSFTVSQGKQMYYCFGCQAGGNAIKFLMDLGKQSFTEVVLDLARRYQVNVQTLEPEQRQELQRQMSLREQLYEVLAATANFYQHALRQTQAQKAMQYLLSQRQLKEETIQQFGLGYAPAGWETLYRYLVENKHYPVQLVEKAGLIKPRKEGGGYYDVFRDRLMIPIRDIQGRVIAFGGRTLTDEQPKYLNSPETELFNKGKTLFAIDLAKAGIAQLDQAVVVEGYFDAIALHAVGINNAVASLGTALSLEQVRLVLRYTDSKQLVLNFDADKAGINAAERAIGEIADLAYKGEVQLKILNIPDGKDADEYLHTHGTEEYQELLKNAPLWLDWQIQQVTQDRDLKQATDFQQVTQQIVKLLKNIANNDTRSYYVGRCAEILSLGDTNLISLRAENLLTQIAPATAAYSQPISTKREWGSKKTSPFPIPTTERSLLEHAEGLLLRIYLHCPEQRPAIIHELEERNLDFSLSHHRSLWRQIVDVTNDPINLISSLQDRYLELAEEIELISHLFHLNETGKKQILRTPQVVQAATACMERVLREKRYRYFLELWQETDPETEPEKWRSYYQAFYTEKIKLQELDRQRQFSITDLL; encoded by the coding sequence GACATTGTAGATGTTGTCTCAGAACACGTAGTTTTACGCAAGCGTGGTAAAGATTTTGTCGGGCTGTGTCCGTTCCATAATGAGAAAAGTCCTAGCTTCACAGTCAGTCAGGGTAAGCAAATGTATTATTGCTTCGGCTGTCAAGCTGGGGGAAATGCGATTAAGTTTTTGATGGATTTGGGTAAGCAGTCTTTCACGGAAGTCGTGCTGGATTTGGCGCGGCGCTATCAAGTGAATGTGCAAACCCTAGAACCTGAACAAAGACAAGAATTACAGCGTCAAATGTCGTTGCGTGAACAGTTGTATGAAGTTCTCGCGGCGACAGCAAATTTTTATCAACACGCCCTGCGCCAAACTCAGGCGCAAAAGGCGATGCAGTATTTACTTTCTCAGCGCCAACTCAAAGAAGAAACCATTCAGCAGTTTGGTTTGGGTTACGCCCCCGCAGGTTGGGAAACCCTGTACCGCTATTTGGTGGAAAATAAACATTACCCAGTGCAGTTGGTAGAAAAAGCCGGATTGATTAAGCCGCGCAAAGAAGGCGGCGGTTATTATGATGTATTCCGCGATCGCCTAATGATTCCCATCCGCGATATTCAAGGGCGCGTAATTGCTTTCGGTGGGCGAACTCTGACAGATGAACAGCCAAAATATCTCAATTCCCCAGAAACCGAACTATTTAATAAAGGTAAAACCTTATTCGCCATCGACTTAGCCAAAGCCGGGATTGCTCAACTTGATCAAGCTGTGGTAGTAGAAGGATATTTTGATGCGATCGCCCTTCATGCTGTGGGGATTAATAACGCTGTTGCTTCTCTCGGTACAGCCTTGAGTTTAGAACAAGTCCGCTTGGTATTACGTTACACCGACTCTAAACAGTTAGTTCTCAACTTTGATGCGGATAAAGCCGGGATAAATGCAGCGGAACGGGCGATCGGCGAAATTGCAGATTTAGCATATAAAGGTGAAGTCCAACTCAAGATTCTCAATATCCCTGATGGCAAAGATGCAGATGAATACTTGCACACTCACGGTACTGAAGAATACCAAGAATTATTAAAAAATGCGCCACTTTGGTTAGACTGGCAAATTCAGCAAGTTACTCAAGACAGAGACTTAAAACAGGCGACTGATTTTCAGCAGGTAACTCAGCAGATAGTAAAATTACTGAAAAATATTGCAAATAATGATACGCGCAGCTATTATGTGGGTCGTTGTGCCGAAATTCTCAGTTTGGGTGATACAAACCTAATATCCTTAAGAGCAGAAAATTTGTTAACTCAAATTGCACCAGCCACAGCTGCTTATTCTCAGCCAATATCCACAAAAAGAGAATGGGGTAGCAAAAAAACATCTCCCTTTCCCATACCCACTACAGAACGCAGTCTTTTAGAACACGCCGAAGGTTTATTACTGCGGATATACCTCCATTGTCCCGAACAACGACCAGCAATTATTCACGAACTAGAAGAACGAAATTTAGATTTTAGCCTGTCTCACCATCGTTCGTTGTGGCGACAGATTGTAGATGTAACAAACGACCCAATTAATTTAATCTCAAGTTTACAAGACAGATACTTAGAATTAGCAGAAGAAATAGAATTAATCTCCCATCTGTTTCATTTAAATGAGACAGGGAAAAAACAAATCTTACGTACACCGCAAGTTGTGCAAGCTGCAACTGCTTGTATGGAGAGAGTATTGCGCGAAAAGCGCTATCGTTACTTTTTAGAGCTGTGGCAAGAAACTGATCCAGAAACAGAGCCAGAAAAATGGCGATCGTATTATCAGGCATTCTACACCGAAAAAATCAAACTTCAAGAACTCGATCGCCAGCGACAATTTTCAATCACTGATTTGCTCTAG